A stretch of DNA from Microbacterium saperdae:
TTCGGCGGTGCCGGATGCGAGAGTGCTCAGGCCGTCGCGCAGCTGCGCCGCACCATCGTTCGCCGCGGCGGCGCCGGTGGCGACGGTGCTCGCTCCTGCGGCGAGGTCGGAGGCTCCGGAGGCGAGGGATGCCGCACCGGCGGCGAGCTGGTCTACCTTTCCGACCGCGGCCTGCACCTTGCTGTTGCCGTCCTGCAGACGCGTGGCCAAGGGGTCGAGCCGGGCGAGCACCTGGTCGATCTCCTCCTGGCTGAGGCCCTGCGCTGTCAGGGCGTCGGCGATGTCGGTGCGCACCTGGGGCAGCGCGTCGGCGGCCTGCTGCACGGCAGAACCAGCGCGATCGGCGACGTCGGCGAGCTGTCGGTTACCTGCGCTCACCTGCTGCGCTCCGGAGGCCAGGGTCTGCGCCCCGGAGGCGAGCTGCGCGGTTCCTGCGGCGAGCTGAGCGGTGCCGTCCGCGAGCGTGGAGCTTCCGGACGCGGCGGTGTTCGCGCCGTCCGTGAGCTTCGTGGCGCCGTCCGTGGCCGTGATCAGGTTGTCGCGCACGTCGCTCAAGCCCGTCAGCAGGCGCTCGGCCGCCTCGCTGCCGACCATCTCCGCGACCGAGCTGCGGATCTTCTCGACCGCCTGCGTGCCCATGGATGACGCCAGGTAGTTGTTCGCGTCGTTCGTCTCCAGGTCGATGCGGGCCTGGTGCGGGTCGTCGCCCGCGGCGGAGGTGAGTGCGGTGGAGAAGTCCGAGGGGATCGTCACCGTGAAGTCGACCGTGCCGTCGCGCAGTGCGGTCGCTGCTTCGTCGGCCGACATCCGCTGCCAGTCGAAGGCATTGCCCTCGATCAGGTTCTCGGCCACATCCTCGCCGTAGTTGACGGTGTCGCCGTTCGGCGCCTCGGTGCCGGTCGTGGGTGCAGGGGCGCCCTCGTCGGCGACCACGAGTGCGACGGGCACGTCGGGGAACTTCGCGTAGGGATCCTGGTTCGCCCAGAGGTACAGGCCGCCGTAGAGGATCGGCACGCACACGAGCGCGATGAGCGCGATGACGCCCATCTTGCTCGCGGTGAGACGCCGCAGCTCGGCGGCGATCATCGCGGGAACCTTCATCGTGCGGCTCCGTTCTCGGTCGTGTCGGTGTCGGTGTCGACGACCTCGGCTGCGTCGACAGGCTCGGCAACCCCGTCGTCGGGCTCCGCAACCCGGGGTTCCTCGACAGGCTCGTCGGCCGACGGATCCGCAGGATCCGCATCCTCTGGCGCATCGAGGGCCAGTGGCTGCACGGGACCGGAGGCGTTGATCGCCTCGAACTCCTGCATCCGTTCGAGGGCGACGGCGGCCGAGCCTCCGATGATCACGAGCATCGCGTACCCGCGATCGGCGAACTCGCCGGCGATGCGCCACCAGCCGTCCGGACTTCCGCCATGGCGGTCGGGCGCGACCAGCACGACGCCGTCGACGCCCTCGCGCAGGACGGCGAGCTCGCACAGGATGCGCACGCGCGCTGCGGGATCGACGTTGCCGATCGGGGTCGAGGCGAGCTCGTCGTAGCCGAGCTGGGTGAGCCAGCGCCGTGCATGCAGGGGCGTCGCGCCGACGCCCGCGAACATGAGCTCCTCGCCGACGACGCCGGCGAGGGTGATGTCGGGGTGCGGATCGCTGACATCGGGGGAGTCGACCAGCGCGATGCGACGGCGAAGTTCTTTCGGGTTCGCGGTGTCGTCGATGGTCACCCGGCCGGTGTCGGGCTTCATCCGTCCGCTCGCGATGAGGCCGAGCACCGTGGGGCGCTGCTCGGTCTCGGCGAGGGCGAAGCGCACGGCCCCGCTGTGGAACTCCAGGCTCATCGGGGGGAGCGCCTGCCCGGCGCGGCCCTTGCTCACCTCGTGCAGTGTGATCCTCATGCGTCTGCCTCCGTGTTCGATGGTGCACCGACCGCGGGGTGCGTGGCGAGCAGTTCGTCGGCTTCGCGCCACGACAGCCCGGCGATGCTCAGCACCGTGCGGACGGCGATGCTGGCGGCTTCGGTGCTCGCGGCATCCGTGCGGGAGACGACCGTGCGGGCCATCTCCTCGATCAGGCGGGCGAGCGTGGGTGCGGTGAGGTCGGTGCGGAAGCTGCCGTCCTCCTGACCTCTCCGCACGAGTGCCGCGAGCGTGCGACGCAACGGTGCGAGTGCGGCGCCGGTGTGCTCGACGTGCGCCTCGTCGAGCGCGAGGGCGGCGGCCACCTGCACGTGCGCAGCCTCCTGCCAGAGCAGGGCGGCGAGGCGGGCCAGTGCGAGGCGGGCGTCGTCGTCGGTCACGGTCTCGGCGATCGCGTTGAAGCGCTGGGCGCCGTTCGCGATGAGCTCGCGGATCAGGGCGTCGCGGTCGTCGAAGTGGCCGTAGAGGGTGCGACGCGAGAGGCCGGCGCCGCGGGCGATCACGTCGATCGAGGCATGGGGGTCGACGGCGAGGGCGGTGCGGGCGGCCGAGAGGATGCCGGCGCGGTTCTCGACGGCGTCGCGGCGGGGTGCGCGGGTGGTCATGGGCCCATGGTACTTATGGTGCACAGTAGTGTGCAAGATAAGCCGAGGACTCACAGCATCCTCGTATCCGGGCCGGGGCAGGACGCACAAAGGGGGCGGATGCCGCAGCATCCACCCCCTCCTGGGAAACCGTGTCAGTCGGTGCCGGAGTCGAAAGCCGCCCCTTCGGAGGCCG
This window harbors:
- a CDS encoding TetR/AcrR family transcriptional regulator — translated: MTTRAPRRDAVENRAGILSAARTALAVDPHASIDVIARGAGLSRRTLYGHFDDRDALIRELIANGAQRFNAIAETVTDDDARLALARLAALLWQEAAHVQVAAALALDEAHVEHTGAALAPLRRTLAALVRRGQEDGSFRTDLTAPTLARLIEEMARTVVSRTDAASTEAASIAVRTVLSIAGLSWREADELLATHPAVGAPSNTEADA
- a CDS encoding YhgE/Pip family protein, whose translation is MKVPAMIAAELRRLTASKMGVIALIALVCVPILYGGLYLWANQDPYAKFPDVPVALVVADEGAPAPTTGTEAPNGDTVNYGEDVAENLIEGNAFDWQRMSADEAATALRDGTVDFTVTIPSDFSTALTSAAGDDPHQARIDLETNDANNYLASSMGTQAVEKIRSSVAEMVGSEAAERLLTGLSDVRDNLITATDGATKLTDGANTAASGSSTLADGTAQLAAGTAQLASGAQTLASGAQQVSAGNRQLADVADRAGSAVQQAADALPQVRTDIADALTAQGLSQEEIDQVLARLDPLATRLQDGNSKVQAAVGKVDQLAAGAASLASGASDLAAGASTVATGAAAANDGAAQLRDGLSTLASGTAELRDGLSDGVDAIPASTPELRTLQADTIADPVTVSSDKVASAEDYGAGLAPFFAALSAWIGIYALFLIVKPISRRAVTALHSPIRITLAGWLTPAMLGAVQMVGLMGILAITLGFTFNHPLGTLGVMIFASATFAAIILALNVWLGSVGQFLGLVLMVLQLVTAGGTFPWQTLPAPLAALHHVLPLGYVVDAMRQLMYGGNLGRAGWDLAVLGMWLIGALLFAMLGVTRMTHRRTLRDLQPSLIG